A stretch of the Candidatus Babeliales bacterium genome encodes the following:
- a CDS encoding FAD-dependent oxidoreductase: MAKIVIIGAGPTGLSAAYHLEKKGFFDYKIFEKERMPGGLCRSIQQDGFTFDFTGHLLHVNNPYFSSFLEKLVGFHNLNSITRRSFIYSHGTYTRYPFQSNLFGLPDEVIVDCIEGYATRKKKKTQNKSFHEWVLENFGNGMGKHFFFPYQKKIFSYDLHKISAAWTGRFVPKTTLRDIIRGSLRDMHAASVGYNANFFYPKTEGISFWVNQIAQQLESPIYTDFCVEEIDVSQKCITFTNGHTEHYEHLITTMPLDRLIHSLKESSAMHLEPAANKLLCNKVVNFNLGIAHADVSSKHWIYYPEQHYPFYRIGFYHNFAESLVPYGHSSLYGELAYLNETPKQITAKVRRSIKEAKKVLGINSRDIATEAILPIEHAYVIYDFWREKHLPKIHATLHDHQIHSIGRYGEWKYASMQESVLDGKAVIDRLLIIPAQQVSYTHTMYDTQQEYEVQ, encoded by the coding sequence AAGGATTCTTTGATTATAAAATCTTTGAAAAAGAACGCATGCCCGGCGGACTATGCCGATCCATTCAACAAGATGGATTCACGTTTGATTTCACAGGACATCTTCTTCATGTCAACAATCCCTATTTCTCTTCATTTTTAGAAAAACTGGTCGGGTTTCATAACCTCAACTCAATTACACGTCGCTCATTTATTTACTCACACGGCACATATACGCGCTACCCATTTCAAAGTAATCTATTCGGTCTTCCAGATGAAGTCATCGTCGATTGTATTGAAGGCTATGCAACGCGTAAAAAAAAGAAAACACAAAATAAATCATTCCATGAATGGGTACTAGAAAATTTTGGCAATGGTATGGGAAAACATTTCTTTTTTCCATACCAAAAAAAGATCTTCTCTTATGATCTCCATAAAATATCTGCTGCATGGACTGGCAGATTTGTACCCAAGACAACATTACGCGATATCATCCGTGGATCACTCCGTGATATGCACGCCGCCTCAGTCGGATATAATGCAAACTTCTTTTATCCTAAAACAGAAGGAATCTCATTCTGGGTAAATCAAATAGCGCAACAACTTGAAAGTCCTATCTATACTGATTTTTGTGTGGAAGAAATTGATGTATCTCAAAAATGCATCACATTCACCAATGGACATACAGAACACTACGAACACCTCATAACAACTATGCCACTTGATCGACTAATTCACTCGCTTAAAGAATCGAGCGCTATGCATCTGGAGCCAGCTGCAAACAAGTTGCTCTGCAATAAAGTAGTGAACTTCAATTTAGGCATTGCACATGCTGATGTTTCATCAAAACACTGGATTTATTACCCAGAACAACACTATCCATTCTATCGCATAGGATTCTACCATAATTTTGCAGAATCTCTCGTACCGTATGGCCATAGTTCATTATACGGAGAACTTGCATATCTCAACGAAACACCAAAACAGATTACAGCTAAGGTAAGGCGCTCCATCAAAGAAGCAAAGAAAGTTCTTGGCATTAATTCAAGAGATATCGCAACAGAGGCTATTCTTCCCATTGAACATGCATATGTTATCTATGATTTTTGGCGCGAAAAACACCTGCCAAAAATTCATGCAACACTTCATGACCACCAGATACACTCAATTGGACGATATGGGGAATGGAAGTATGCGAGCATGCAAGAATCAGTCTTGGATGGCAAGGCTGTGATTGATCGTTTGCTCATTATCCCAGCCCAACAAGTATCATACACGCATACCATGTACGATACCCAACAAGAATACGAGGTGCAATAA
- a CDS encoding SDR family NAD(P)-dependent oxidoreductase translates to MNRHHTAPYRDTSVLVTGGAGFIGSYIVERLVSLGARVTVLDNFATGTHNNIAHLHGITVIEGSVTDIQTCTYAVEDCKYVFHLAGFVSVPDSMTNPTQCHATNVTGTVNILEACRHAYVKHVMLSSSSAVYGNLSGACTETSPCNPTSPYGLSKLIAENYCRLYSKAFGLKTTSLRYFNVYGSRQNPHGAYAAVVAKFTKQLKANAPIIVYGDGTQTRDFIPVAQVVDANLTLALDPNADGDVYNIATGRSVNLLELIEQLKQEYPDSTSTVSFEPARKGDILHSQADCTKYHTKLKSLSHRHTEQLTTSAYQ, encoded by the coding sequence ATGAACCGGCATCACACTGCACCATATCGTGATACTTCAGTCTTGGTGACGGGTGGCGCAGGATTCATTGGCTCATACATTGTTGAACGACTGGTCAGCCTTGGTGCGCGTGTAACTGTATTGGATAACTTTGCCACAGGAACCCACAACAATATAGCACATCTTCACGGCATAACGGTCATCGAAGGCAGCGTAACGGATATACAAACATGCACATACGCTGTCGAAGATTGTAAGTACGTATTTCATCTTGCGGGATTTGTATCGGTACCCGATTCTATGACAAATCCTACACAATGTCATGCAACCAATGTCACAGGAACAGTGAACATCTTAGAAGCATGTCGTCATGCATACGTTAAACACGTGATGCTCTCATCGTCATCGGCAGTGTATGGAAACCTATCAGGTGCATGCACAGAAACCTCACCTTGCAATCCAACGTCTCCGTACGGGCTAAGTAAGCTCATAGCAGAAAACTACTGTCGATTGTACTCGAAGGCATTTGGTCTCAAAACAACGTCGCTACGGTACTTCAATGTGTACGGATCTCGCCAAAATCCACATGGTGCATACGCAGCAGTCGTTGCCAAGTTCACAAAACAACTCAAGGCAAATGCACCCATTATTGTATACGGAGATGGAACACAAACACGAGACTTCATCCCTGTTGCACAGGTAGTAGACGCGAATCTCACACTAGCACTTGATCCTAATGCAGATGGTGATGTGTATAATATTGCAACTGGACGCAGCGTAAACCTTCTTGAATTGATTGAACAACTTAAACAAGAGTACCCCGACTCAACATCAACGGTATCATTTGAGCCTGCACGCAAAGGCGATATTCTACACTCACAAGCAGATTGCACTAAGTATCATACCAAGCTCAAATCGTTATCGCATAGACATACAGAACAGCTAACTACATCCGCATATCAGTAG
- a CDS encoding J domain-containing protein, producing MSKNDFYDVLGISRSASKDEIKKAYKKLALKYHPDRNPGNKEAEEKFKEAAHAYEVLSDDTKRSRYDQIGHTGYEQQTSGGGGWSSTDMNMDDIFEQFGDIFGGMFGGGRQRRSTRKAGPVPARGHDLAKEVTISLKDSYLGTKKEFQYYHFVGCSTCNSKGLQTGTSVNSCPQCQGSGQITYRQGFFAYAQTCNACGGAGYTIPSPCSACKGQSRVQKLDKFSVTIPAGVIDSSELRIIGKGDAGVYGGSAGNLFIKITVQPDKHFKRVRDDLVCNVMLTYPQLVFGSQVEIMSLDDEKHTIKIPQGCPVGEHIIVRGKGFKNLRTNVYGNLVVITKCDIPKKLDVSTKATLSRYSEQLGTTVNDKDGGIVGFFKKFLG from the coding sequence ATGAGCAAAAACGACTTTTACGACGTACTCGGCATTTCCCGTTCTGCCTCAAAAGACGAAATCAAAAAGGCATACAAAAAGCTAGCGCTTAAGTATCATCCTGACCGTAATCCAGGGAATAAAGAGGCTGAGGAAAAATTCAAGGAAGCCGCCCATGCCTACGAGGTTCTTTCCGACGATACCAAACGTAGCCGCTACGACCAGATTGGTCATACAGGCTACGAGCAACAAACATCTGGCGGTGGCGGCTGGTCATCAACAGATATGAATATGGACGACATCTTCGAGCAATTTGGAGATATTTTTGGGGGAATGTTTGGTGGCGGACGCCAACGACGCTCCACTCGTAAAGCCGGACCCGTACCAGCTCGTGGGCACGATCTCGCTAAAGAGGTCACAATCTCACTCAAGGATTCATATCTAGGGACCAAAAAAGAATTTCAGTACTATCACTTTGTCGGCTGCTCAACCTGCAATAGTAAAGGGCTTCAAACCGGAACCTCAGTTAATAGCTGTCCACAATGCCAGGGTTCTGGCCAAATTACTTATCGCCAAGGCTTCTTTGCATATGCACAAACATGTAATGCATGCGGCGGAGCTGGTTATACTATCCCATCACCATGCTCGGCATGTAAAGGGCAATCACGCGTTCAAAAACTCGATAAATTTTCAGTAACAATACCAGCCGGTGTTATCGATAGTTCTGAATTGCGTATCATCGGTAAAGGCGATGCAGGAGTCTATGGTGGTTCCGCAGGAAACTTATTCATAAAAATAACCGTTCAACCAGATAAACATTTCAAGCGTGTTCGTGATGACCTTGTATGCAACGTTATGCTCACATATCCACAGTTGGTCTTTGGCAGTCAGGTAGAGATTATGAGTCTTGATGACGAGAAGCACACCATCAAAATTCCTCAAGGATGCCCTGTCGGTGAACACATCATTGTACGTGGCAAAGGATTCAAAAATCTTCGTACAAACGTATACGGCAATCTTGTCGTAATTACAAAATGCGATATTCCCAAAAAACTCGATGTTTCAACCAAAGCAACATTATCCAGATACTCAGAGCAACTTGGCACAACCGTCAATGATAAAGATGGTGGTATTGTTGGGTTTTTTAAAAAGTTTCTTGGTTGA